AGTGAAATGCATTATTTATTGTGTGATGGGTCTGCATGTGGTGGGTATCTTGCCCCCATATCGAGCATTATAACCTTCCTTGACTATCATGGATGACGCAGACACTATGCTAACCTACAAGGAACTTTAGAGGTTAAGGAATTAGTGTGTTGATCAAAATGTGGGTGACTGATGCACTTTACCCATGTGTCCTGTTTTAGGATGTGTCTGCATCCGGTCCTGTCCTGTTTGCGTAGAACAGGACACAAGCAGCGGAACCTCCCTCGCATTACTTGCATTAGTCTTCTTTGGACTTGCAGAATTTGCTAGAATTTACATTACTTTTTTCTCacacacaaatttcaaaattttcacttgCAGAGGTTGCTGGCAAAATATGGGTCTCTAATTTCTGTGATATCCATTATCGTCCTGTTTGTGTACCTGGTCAGCACTCCATCGAAATCCGGTGGTGCCAAAGGAAGCAAGAAGAAGCGCTAAATGAGAGGTTACATTTTTATGGAATAGCTCTTGAGACTGGGGAATGCCCCTCTGTtgccattttgtttttgtttttttgcctttcttttccttttccttctttttgccCGAGTTAGGACGTTTGTTGGGAACTTCTTAATGAACTAGAATGTGCAACATATAACTAATGCAGACTAGTATTTAACTTTTTCACAAGGACCACAGATGCCTAGCGATCATGGTCCgtaggtttttgttttgttttgtttatcatCTCTGCCTGATTTCCATTTGGCATGCTCAATTTCACCAGGACTACGTTCTAGCTAGCACCCTCTGCTTACAAATACTATAATCATGTTCCATAGTATAAGCAAAATAGCGGCACAGCCAAAGGGAGTTGGATTTTACCAAATTGTTACTTTATTTATGACCAATAATGACAACTCTGGTTTTTTTCTCTTTCGCGTCCGACAAGGATCCTCTTCCctctctatttcttttatgGTCAAGATAGTATTTTGTTGCATTACCATATCATTAAATGATGTGACTACATAAATTACCAAGTGACATCATATTATACCGTTAGATAGAATATGATAAAACGTTAACCATGATTCTTTtagaagagaaatgttagataatataattttattcaacAATATTGACATGACACTTCAAACCAACTATTGTATCTTTCTGTTATTTAACAAGAACTAGTCCAATGGTTAATTAAGAGCATTACATTAGGATTGTTGGATAAATGttgaataaaattatagtatctagcattactcaatttaaAAATGGAGGTAAGCTTATTCCTTTGAGGTTGTAGTTCGGATTCAATGCATTCAGAGAAGAATTTGACAGCTAGAACCGCATGGTTCTTGGTGACACCAAAAAGGTGGTGGACTTTGAAGCACTTCAGATGACTTCTGCTGAAAATTCTTCTCAATAGTCTTATATAGATGGCTAACTGTCCAGCATAGGATATTTTTATCGAAAAAGAAATAAACCATGAAAATGGAGGCGtatccttattgaaaaaatattacaatCTATAGAATCAATGATTCAATGCTAgtatattaaaggaaaaaaaaaaatgtagtacaagagaaagaaaatcttCCACGCTAGAGAAACAAAAAGGTTCGCGGCTTTGAAGAAAATTGAAGAATCCTGCAATACTAGTCGACTCTTCGGTTATGCAACTACTGGGTTTACTGCTATCCCAGGTGCAACAAAGCTGGAGATACTTTCTGAGAGATGTCTAGATGCTTTATCATAATTAACAAAGCCCATAAACCAAAAATCATGTCCATCAATCGTAACTATCTGGATGTACTTTTCTGCTGGAGTTTCCCTCATGATTACAGGATTGATGGTGCCAATCTTGCCCAAAGGTACCATAACCTGTTCCACAAGCCAGTCATCAATATATGTGGAAGAATGACGAATGgcaattaacaattttttttttgtctagttACAAAATTAAGGATTCATTCCGTGCAATACATTCTCCTCTTGCATTGCAATGAGATAATTCATGTGAGAGGTTGTTCGAACTCTATCTGTTCAAACAAGTGATTCAGCACATTAAGCAAAGTGAAACTCAAACTGTCCAACACATCGCCAAGCAAGTAAAGCCCCACATCCTCTCACATATGGCAATGCAAAGTAGCCTATTGTACTTAGGAGCAGCAATTTGTATTCACGTATTAGGTTTGAGTCATATCAAGGcataagtataagattatataagctAATCATATTCcgaaccatttaattaaacatatcaaACCCCTAACCTTAACAcgctaattttgtgtttggtttATCTTGAGTTTACGAGTCATGCAAAAATTTGTAACCCTAAATGTTTGTATGTCGGGTTTGAGTCATGTCAACACATAAGTATAAAATTAGACATGTTAACTATAATTTGACCCATTTGATTAAATGAGTCACACCTCGATCCTAATCTGCTAATTTTATATCGGGGTCGTTGATCgtctaaaaaataatgaaaatgaaaagttaCCTTGTAGTAGCTCCAAGTCTCCTGGCCAGAAGGGGCAGTGAATGATAAGGGGCGGTCGCTGCAGAAAGCAACATGAGCATTGGAGAGGTAGAGAGTTCCGGCAACTGGTCCGGTTGCGGTTGAAAGGTAACATGCGAAGGTCTTCTTCAGCTTCTCGTTGGGATAGGTAGTGAATGTCTGCTTGTATAAAGCCTCAAACCCACCTCCTGTGATTGCCTTGGCCGTCAGGTTCATCTTCCCCCATGCAGCCTCAGATACAGACGAGTTAGTTCTCACTGCAGACAATCAACAATGTTATGGGAAATCATAAAGAGgatcaattaaatttataaatcaagCGTATATAAGAATTGAACATACGGTTGTGCCAGATGTTGTTGGCCATGGTTTCAGCCTTGTTGCCCCAAGAGTTGAATTTGTGGAGAATGGATTCCATCGGACTGTTGCTTGGCTTATCAACAGGATTGACCTGGAGGTAAGGGTGATGGTAGTCTTGTTGACCTTGATCGCCGGCGGCTGCACCAAATAGAGCCGCTTTCTTGTTGTCCGGATGGCTTGTGGGAACAGCAGGCTGCCCCATGATATGAGTCCCCGGCCATTTCTCGCCGCTGTCAATATTGTACGGAGGTGGAGACGAGGATGATGACGGAGCAAGCTCCTCATGAGATTGCTTTTCTTGTTTGTTGGGAGACGAGGAAAATGGTGATGCCATTGGTGATTCTTTGGGGGAGGATAAGGAGGGGTACAGAGGTGGTGATTCTTGGTTGCTGCTGCTCTTCATCTTTTGCGGGAATTTCTTGGTGCGAGTTTTTAGGGgggggtattcttggtattcaGCATTTGGATCAGACCGTCGTTTAATTTATAGGAGTTCTTCGGCGTGTGATGACTCATGGGGTTTTTCTAGAAGAGAAGATAATGTATAGTAAGATATCTTCGCTAAGAAAAGGAAGGagcatatataattatatacgGCATGCGAAAGCGAAACGTTTGACTTGACCAATGAGCAACTCGGTTGCTTAACCGTGTTTTTCTCATAAAAGTCATTTTAGTAAGGCATACAGCAAGCCAGATGAAGGAGCTGGAACACCTAGGATTTCCAAgaatattataacattttttttcttatatatatcaCTCATCTGGTACTTCattatataacaattatatGATATTATATACATTAGATCTATCCGTATAGATATCTGTCATCTTCATTCAAAAAGTCATATGCTTTGAAAAAAACTTGTACTACGTATTGATTAATCAAAAAGAAGAATCTATTTCAACCAATGTGTCTTAGGGTGGACAATTAGCTAGACCAGCAGGTGGGCACCTATAGCAAAACTAATTGCAAAAGGAGGGGAAATGAGCCACGTTAAAATTACTTTATGAGGAGGTTTGTTTGATATCTAAAAAATTGCTTAGGAACAGTGAATGTTAGGCCAAAAGGAGAAAAGTTTGGGTAGAGCCCGATCCAAGTGTTAGCTtgttattttatgattatattGAATGTTATTAGGCTGTTCAAATTTATAGAGATTTAAACAACATAAGAGAAGAGAGTATCGAGCCCGCCTACCTCCATATACAACCTAAAATGTGGGATCTGCaacctccctccctctcttttaGGTTGCTAAATTTTTTTGTACAATTCAAGGAACCTAATACCAGGAGATGTGAATTCATAATGGACAATCAGCTCATGACTTGCTCCAATTGCAAATTGGTTTAGATTTGGGCTGTTGAAGTCTAGACAAGAaaattagaccaaaaaaataataataataacactgGGCCCTCCTCTGGCTCACAGGCCCAAGGCCCACACACTAATGTCTCACAATCACTCAGATATTTTCGTGTTACGACGTAAATGTGCTCAGGCTGGCAATCGAAACAATTCTTAGGAAAGAGCGGACCGATTtataagaaaggaaaatattatttaacattttcaagtattattttttagcattatttctttttcttttttttttgttaaaaaagcaAATGAACGGTGAATGTGTCATGTAAATAAGAATGTTGAAAGATTGACATTTTGAGAATACTAATTAATTAGCCgtatttaaaattatgtaaatTTATATTATGATGTGGCAGTAAGATGTAACACCGTTAtgtcaactaaaaaaaaagtatttatgcaaaatgaaagaatttataCTTTGCTCCACAAGGATGACCATATAGTCATCTTTAACCACTATCAACTGACCACTTTCTCACTCTCACATAACCTCAAGGGTGGCCACTCCGGCCGAGAACTTGCGGTCGACAATCAAATTTCTTAGAGTTAATGGTCGACCAATAGATTGAGAAAAAACTAATTGATGTGACATTGCAATGTGATTCTACCATAGGTAATAATTTGTGTTTGTATATTAATTGTGTTGAGGTataaatataagactatataaatcaatcataatctaatttattttattaaaccaGTCATACTCATTAACCAAAACTTACAAATTTCATGTTAGGTTCGTGAattctgtaaaaaaaattgtcaatcttaAATGTTGTGTATCTTAAAGTTAATGCGTCAAATGTTGTGCGTAAAACTATACAAGGCCatgtatttaattaaacatgacAAAATTCTTTTAAGTTAACGTGTTAAACTAAGCACGCAAGGAAAGTGCGCAAAGCCCTTGTTCCGTGTAGATTTTATTACCACGAAATAACCAAAGGAAATAAATCATCGAAGCTCCTATAAAATTGTCGACCAAAAAATCCCCCCTTCTCTTGAGCCCGAAAATGAGTTACCAGAAAGCTCCCCAAGAACCCTACCCTCCCCCAGGTATATCCCATCACCTCCTTAATTTTGTGTATTTCAGTTCTTTTGACTTGAGTATTAGTCAATTCGTGTGAGTAATTTTTATATTGGTTGAAATCTATGTAACATGTAATGCAGGGTATGGATCTCCATATCCACCACCACAGGGGTACCCATCAGCGCCACCGTACGAAGGGTACCCGCCACCACCGCCACCTG
This window of the Corylus avellana chromosome ca5, CavTom2PMs-1.0 genome carries:
- the LOC132181517 gene encoding GEM-like protein 5, translating into MKSSSNQESPPLYPSLSSPKESPMASPFSSSPNKQEKQSHEELAPSSSSSPPPYNIDSGEKWPGTHIMGQPAVPTSHPDNKKAALFGAAAGDQGQQDYHHPYLQVNPVDKPSNSPMESILHKFNSWGNKAETMANNIWHNLRTNSSVSEAAWGKMNLTAKAITGGGFEALYKQTFTTYPNEKLKKTFACYLSTATGPVAGTLYLSNAHVAFCSDRPLSFTAPSGQETWSYYKVMVPLGKIGTINPVIMRETPAEKYIQIVTIDGHDFWFMGFVNYDKASRHLSESISSFVAPGIAVNPVVA